One Antiquaquibacter oligotrophicus genomic region harbors:
- a CDS encoding DUF3566 domain-containing protein: MSSVAEKLQRKSQRTVATKQVRLKLVYIDFWSAVKFSFLVAVCLGIIFVVATVLLWIVLNSTGIFSSLNDIFVDVLGDPEFNIASDFSLPQVALFAFVVALLNTVVGTALGAVAAVLYNFSVRLTGGLLVGFTNS; encoded by the coding sequence ATGAGTAGTGTCGCGGAGAAGCTGCAACGCAAGTCGCAGCGCACGGTGGCCACCAAGCAGGTGCGTCTCAAACTCGTGTACATCGACTTCTGGTCGGCAGTGAAGTTCTCGTTCCTCGTGGCGGTCTGCCTCGGCATCATCTTTGTTGTCGCGACGGTGCTGCTGTGGATCGTGCTGAACTCGACCGGCATCTTCAGCTCGCTCAACGACATTTTTGTCGACGTGCTCGGTGACCCCGAGTTCAACATCGCGTCGGACTTCTCGCTGCCGCAGGTCGCGCTGTTTGCTTTTGTGGTTGCTTTGCTCAACACGGTGGTGGGTACCGCGCTCGGAGCGGTCGCCGCGGTGCTGTACAACTTCAGCGTTCGACTCACGGGCGGTTTGCTCGTGGGCTTCACGAACAGCTGA
- the gyrA gene encoding DNA gyrase subunit A: MADDETPEEFTVDPAIVQTDRIDQVDLQLEMQRSYLDYAMSVIVGRALPEVRDGLKPVHRRVIYAMYDGGYRPDKGFNKCTRVVGEVMGQFHPHGDAPIYDALVRLVQPWSLRYPLALGQGNFGSPGNDGAAAPRYTETKMAPLAMEMVRDIDEETVDFQDNYDGKTQEPKVLPARFPNLLVNGSVGIAVGMATNIPPHNLREVAAGALWALENPDASREELLEALIQRIKGPDFPTGAQILGIKGIQDAYRTGRGSITMRAVVSVEELQGRTCLVVTELPYQVNPDNLALKIAELVKEGKVGGIADIRDETSGRTGQRLVIVLKRDAVAKVVLNNLYKHTQLQDNFGANMLAIVDGVPRTLALDGFISYWIEHQIEVIVRRTTFRLRKAEERAHILRGYLKALDALDEVIALIRASSTVDDAREGIMTLLDVDDLQARAILDMQLRRLAALERQKIIEEHDELERLIAEYERIIATPAEQRRLVTEELTEITDRFGDDRRTEILMGYDGDMSVEDLIPEEEMVVTVTRGGYIKRTRSDNYRSQHRGGKGVKGAQLRADDVVDHFFVTTTHHWLLFFTNTGRVYRAKAYEIQEAGRDAKGQHVANLLAMQPGEEIAQILDIRDYAAAKYLVLATRGGLVKKTALTEYDTNRSGGIIALNLREEDELISAMLVDEDQDVLLVSRKGMSIRFKATDSAMRPMGRNTSGVKGMDFRAGDSLLAASVVSDEGFVFVVTEGGYAKRTSADQYRVQGRGGLGIKVAKLSDDRGDLAGALIVSEEDEVLVVLASGKVVRSSVAEVPAKGRDTMGVVFARFADEDRIIAIARNSERNLDNQDADDPADTGQAAEATGKDESVDE; encoded by the coding sequence ATGGCTGACGACGAGACTCCCGAAGAGTTCACCGTAGACCCCGCGATCGTGCAGACCGATCGCATCGACCAGGTCGATCTCCAGCTGGAGATGCAGCGGTCATACCTCGACTACGCGATGAGTGTGATCGTCGGTCGCGCCCTCCCCGAGGTGCGCGACGGACTCAAGCCCGTCCACCGTCGTGTCATCTACGCGATGTACGACGGCGGGTACCGTCCCGACAAGGGATTCAACAAGTGCACTCGCGTTGTCGGCGAGGTCATGGGTCAGTTCCACCCGCACGGTGACGCCCCCATCTACGACGCGCTCGTTCGACTGGTGCAGCCGTGGAGCCTGCGTTACCCGCTCGCGCTCGGTCAGGGCAACTTCGGTTCGCCAGGCAACGACGGTGCGGCCGCGCCCCGATACACCGAGACCAAGATGGCGCCGCTGGCCATGGAGATGGTCCGCGACATCGACGAGGAGACCGTCGACTTCCAGGACAACTACGACGGAAAAACGCAGGAGCCGAAGGTTCTGCCCGCGCGTTTCCCGAACCTCCTCGTCAACGGTTCCGTCGGTATCGCGGTCGGCATGGCGACCAACATCCCTCCGCACAACCTGCGCGAGGTTGCGGCCGGCGCCCTGTGGGCGCTCGAGAATCCGGATGCCTCGCGCGAGGAGCTGCTCGAGGCTCTCATCCAGCGCATCAAGGGCCCCGACTTCCCGACCGGTGCGCAGATTCTCGGAATCAAGGGCATCCAGGACGCCTACCGCACGGGTCGCGGCTCGATCACGATGCGCGCCGTCGTCAGCGTCGAGGAGCTGCAGGGTCGCACGTGCCTCGTGGTCACCGAGCTGCCGTACCAGGTGAACCCCGACAACCTCGCGCTGAAGATCGCCGAGCTCGTCAAGGAGGGCAAGGTCGGCGGTATCGCCGACATCCGTGACGAGACCTCGGGTCGCACCGGTCAGCGACTTGTCATCGTGCTCAAGCGCGATGCGGTCGCGAAGGTCGTGCTCAACAACCTGTACAAGCACACCCAACTGCAGGACAACTTCGGTGCCAACATGCTCGCGATCGTCGACGGCGTGCCGCGCACGCTCGCTCTCGACGGGTTCATCTCGTACTGGATCGAGCACCAGATCGAGGTCATCGTGCGGCGCACGACCTTCCGCCTGCGCAAGGCGGAGGAGCGCGCCCACATTCTGCGCGGATACCTCAAGGCGCTGGATGCTCTCGACGAGGTGATCGCGTTGATCCGGGCATCCTCCACCGTCGACGACGCTCGCGAGGGCATCATGACGCTGCTCGATGTCGACGATCTGCAGGCTCGCGCGATCCTCGACATGCAGCTGCGTCGTCTCGCCGCTCTCGAGCGCCAGAAGATCATCGAAGAGCACGACGAACTCGAGCGACTCATCGCAGAGTACGAAAGAATTATCGCGACACCCGCCGAACAGCGTCGTCTCGTGACGGAGGAACTCACGGAGATCACCGACCGCTTCGGGGACGACCGCCGCACCGAGATTCTCATGGGTTACGACGGCGACATGAGTGTCGAAGACCTCATCCCCGAGGAAGAGATGGTCGTCACCGTCACGCGCGGTGGGTACATCAAGCGCACCCGCAGCGACAACTACCGTTCGCAGCACCGCGGTGGCAAGGGAGTCAAGGGCGCGCAGTTGCGGGCGGATGATGTCGTCGATCACTTCTTCGTGACGACCACGCACCACTGGCTCCTCTTCTTCACCAACACCGGTCGCGTCTACCGTGCGAAGGCGTACGAGATCCAGGAAGCGGGTCGCGACGCGAAGGGTCAGCACGTCGCCAACCTGCTCGCGATGCAGCCTGGTGAGGAGATCGCGCAGATTCTCGACATCCGCGACTATGCGGCTGCGAAATACCTTGTGCTCGCCACGCGCGGCGGTCTCGTGAAGAAGACGGCGCTCACCGAGTACGACACCAACCGCTCCGGCGGCATCATCGCCCTGAACCTCCGCGAGGAGGACGAGCTCATCTCGGCGATGCTCGTCGACGAAGACCAGGATGTGCTGCTCGTCTCGCGCAAGGGCATGTCGATCCGATTCAAGGCGACTGATTCTGCGATGCGTCCGATGGGCCGCAACACCTCCGGCGTGAAGGGGATGGACTTCCGGGCCGGCGACTCGTTGCTCGCGGCATCCGTCGTCTCCGACGAAGGGTTCGTGTTCGTCGTCACGGAGGGCGGGTACGCCAAGCGCACGTCGGCCGACCAGTACCGAGTGCAGGGTCGAGGCGGTCTCGGCATCAAGGTCGCCAAGCTGAGTGACGATCGGGGAGACCTCGCGGGGGCTCTCATCGTGAGCGAAGAGGACGAGGTGCTTGTGGTTCTTGCCAGCGGCAAGGTGGTACGCTCGTCTGTCGCTGAGGTTCCGGCCAAGGGCCGTGACACTATGGGCGTCGTATTCGCTCGATTCGCCGACGAAGACAGAATCATCGCGATTGCTCGCAACAGCGAGCGGAATCTGGACAATCAGGACGCGGATGACCCGGCCGACACCGGTCAGGCAGCCGAAGCCACTGGGAAGGACGAATCAGTAGATGAGTAG